From Methanococcus maripaludis, the proteins below share one genomic window:
- a CDS encoding ferritin-like domain-containing protein yields MELINEHKIGISKGTALEKEVGGNVKGECMEVGMYLAMARQAQREGFPEIAEVLKSIAFEEAEHASKFVEMNGVIKATLKENLEMMFEGETMANNEKKAAADLAEKEGLENIHDFFEESSRDEARHAKMLKGILDRYFK; encoded by the coding sequence ATGGAACTTATAAACGAACACAAAATCGGAATTTCAAAAGGTACTGCACTTGAAAAAGAAGTTGGCGGAAACGTTAAAGGAGAATGTATGGAAGTTGGAATGTACCTTGCAATGGCAAGACAAGCACAAAGAGAAGGTTTCCCAGAAATTGCAGAAGTTTTAAAATCGATTGCATTTGAAGAAGCAGAACATGCTTCAAAATTTGTAGAAATGAACGGAGTAATTAAAGCTACGCTAAAAGAAAACCTTGAAATGATGTTTGAAGGCGAAACTATGGCTAACAACGAAAAAAAAGCAGCTGCAGATTTAGCTGAAAAAGAAGGCCTTGAAAACATTCATGATTTCTTTGAAGAAAGCTCAAGAGACGAAGCTAGACACGCTAAAATGTTAAAAGGAATTTTAGATAGATACTTTAAATAA
- a CDS encoding AsnC family transcriptional regulator — protein sequence MDEKDMKILDFLITDGRKPFTEIAKELKTSESSVRKRVKKMEEEGVIKGYSVMVDTPKMGYNVVAQTGFDTNPEDFLAVAQELCKFEEVKKVFTSTGDHMIMTEIWAKDGKELSEIIFNKIGKIKGIKKVCPAIILEQLK from the coding sequence ATGGATGAAAAAGACATGAAAATACTCGACTTTTTAATAACTGATGGAAGAAAACCTTTTACTGAGATTGCAAAGGAATTAAAGACAAGTGAAAGTTCAGTTAGAAAAAGAGTTAAGAAAATGGAAGAAGAAGGGGTTATAAAAGGATACTCAGTAATGGTCGACACTCCAAAGATGGGGTACAATGTTGTTGCACAAACCGGATTTGATACAAACCCTGAAGATTTTTTAGCGGTTGCACAGGAACTCTGTAAATTTGAAGAAGTAAAAAAGGTCTTTACTTCAACAGGGGATCACATGATAATGACTGAAATCTGGGCGAAAGATGGAAAAGAACTTTCAGAAATTATATTTAATAAAATTGGAAAAATTAAGGGAATTAAAAAGGTCTGCCCAGCAATTATTTTAGAACAGTTGAAATAA
- a CDS encoding 4Fe-4S dicluster domain-containing protein, which translates to MTVEIIVDKEKCTGCGKCYDKCPKGPRIYKKDKDGKYYAFDVSDCHNCKICVAACPVGAIQVNLKRHILEKQLNKLKEKFQ; encoded by the coding sequence ATGACTGTAGAAATTATCGTTGATAAGGAAAAATGCACTGGTTGCGGTAAATGTTACGATAAGTGTCCAAAAGGCCCTAGAATTTATAAAAAAGATAAAGACGGAAAATATTATGCATTTGATGTTTCAGATTGTCACAACTGTAAAATTTGCGTTGCAGCATGCCCTGTTGGTGCAATACAGGTTAATTTGAAAAGGCATATTCTTGAAAAGCAGTTAAACAAATTAAAAGAAAAATTCCAGTGA
- the comC gene encoding L-sulfolactate dehydrogenase yields the protein MSHIITPEGEKKLLSDILMAYGVKKEHANITAEIYTEADLKGFTSHGIGRFPQTIIGLETENIKINPDIKIERESPATATINGDLALGYVTAAMAMDLAVEKAKNVGIGAVATYNSNHFGITGHYSERASKKGMIGIAITNTEPAMAPYGGKDKILGTNPIAIAISGKKHKYSLDMATASVARGKIFEAKRLGKTLPENAAVDVNGNITTDPDKALEGSILPFGGIKGYGIAMAVEILSAIGGADIGTNVKGTARADEKCTKGDFFIAINPEFFGEKSEFLDKTDFLVDEIKNSRLSEGSSEILIPGDVEARTSESKKNGFEIDEILYKKLKNICNKKGMIIENYLK from the coding sequence ATGTCACATATAATTACGCCTGAAGGAGAAAAAAAATTACTTTCGGATATTTTAATGGCATACGGTGTTAAGAAAGAACATGCCAATATTACTGCTGAAATTTACACAGAAGCGGACTTGAAAGGATTTACTTCACACGGCATTGGAAGATTTCCGCAAACAATAATCGGTCTTGAAACTGAAAATATAAAAATTAATCCAGATATCAAAATTGAAAGAGAAAGTCCTGCAACTGCAACGATAAACGGAGATTTAGCATTAGGTTATGTTACAGCTGCAATGGCAATGGATTTAGCAGTTGAAAAAGCGAAAAATGTAGGAATTGGAGCGGTTGCTACATATAATTCAAATCATTTTGGAATTACTGGACATTATTCTGAAAGAGCTTCAAAAAAAGGAATGATTGGAATTGCAATTACAAATACTGAACCCGCAATGGCACCATATGGTGGAAAAGATAAAATTTTGGGAACAAATCCAATTGCAATTGCGATTTCTGGAAAAAAACACAAATATTCTCTTGATATGGCAACAGCATCCGTTGCAAGGGGGAAAATCTTTGAAGCAAAACGTCTTGGAAAAACACTTCCTGAAAATGCAGCAGTAGATGTTAATGGAAATATTACAACTGATCCGGATAAAGCACTTGAAGGTAGCATTTTACCATTTGGTGGAATTAAAGGATACGGAATTGCAATGGCGGTTGAAATTCTTTCTGCAATTGGCGGTGCAGACATTGGAACAAATGTAAAAGGAACTGCAAGAGCTGATGAAAAATGTACAAAAGGAGATTTCTTTATCGCGATAAATCCTGAATTTTTCGGTGAAAAAAGCGAATTTTTAGATAAAACTGACTTCTTAGTCGATGAAATAAAAAATTCAAGACTATCTGAAGGATCTTCTGAAATTTTGATTCCTGGCGACGTTGAAGCACGCACTTCTGAAAGTAAGAAAAATGGTTTTGAAATTGATGAAATACTGTATAAAAAATTGAAAAATATCTGCAACAAAAAAGGAATGATTATTGAAAACTACTTAAAATAA
- a CDS encoding peptidylprolyl isomerase, with protein sequence MIATIQTTLGTIKIELFADKAPITVENFKKYAETGFFDGTIFHRVIKGFMVQGGGFTKDGIQKETFAPIKNEAKNGLSNKRGTIAMARTNVVDSATSQFFINTVDNMFLNYQNDANYGYAVFGEMTDGFDVLDKIAAVKTGNRGYFADWPVEDVIIEKVTVE encoded by the coding sequence ATGATTGCTACAATTCAAACAACACTTGGAACAATTAAAATAGAACTATTTGCTGATAAAGCACCGATAACCGTTGAAAACTTCAAAAAATACGCAGAAACTGGATTTTTCGATGGAACGATCTTTCACAGAGTAATAAAAGGATTCATGGTTCAGGGTGGCGGATTTACAAAAGATGGAATTCAAAAAGAAACTTTTGCACCAATTAAAAATGAAGCTAAAAACGGACTTTCAAACAAAAGAGGAACCATCGCAATGGCTAGAACCAACGTTGTAGATTCAGCAACAAGCCAGTTTTTCATAAACACCGTTGACAACATGTTTTTGAACTACCAAAATGATGCAAACTACGGTTACGCAGTATTTGGTGAAATGACAGACGGTTTTGATGTTCTTGATAAAATTGCTGCTGTTAAAACTGGAAACAGGGGATACTTCGCAGACTGGCCAGTTGAAGATGTAATAATTGAAAAAGTTACAGTCGAATAA
- the endA gene encoding tRNA-intron lyase, giving the protein MMAKPKKTIPAKLSDERIVIYDKDGISRLNEKRYGELHENFLSLSFVEGLYLVSKNWISLRDKKNKLLSFEELFDVAQNIDIKLCIRYLAYKDLRNRGYTVRTGLKYGSDFRLYERSNIDEIHSRYLVKVFSEEIPCEISEITGFVRVAHSVRKELIIAIVDADGSVVYYNMGYLKL; this is encoded by the coding sequence ATAATGGCGAAACCTAAAAAGACAATACCTGCAAAACTCTCGGATGAGAGAATTGTAATTTACGATAAAGACGGAATATCTCGTTTAAATGAAAAAAGGTACGGAGAACTTCACGAAAACTTTCTTTCACTTTCATTTGTGGAAGGGCTCTACCTAGTATCTAAAAACTGGATATCCTTGAGAGATAAAAAAAATAAACTTCTTTCTTTTGAAGAATTATTCGACGTTGCACAGAATATTGATATAAAGTTGTGCATTCGGTATCTTGCATACAAAGACCTAAGAAACAGAGGATATACTGTTCGAACTGGTTTAAAATACGGTTCTGATTTTAGACTTTATGAAAGAAGTAATATTGATGAGATTCACTCAAGATACCTCGTAAAAGTTTTTTCAGAAGAAATTCCTTGCGAAATTTCAGAAATTACGGGATTCGTTAGGGTTGCACACTCCGTTAGAAAAGAATTAATTATTGCAATAGTTGATGCTGATGGAAGCGTCGTCTACTACAACATGGGATATTTAAAGCTTTAA
- a CDS encoding secondary thiamine-phosphate synthase enzyme YjbQ: MFFEYSIKTDTRESLVDISDHILDAVVKSNVQNGIAVVFTPHTTSAITINENADPSVKKDIVKFLHEKIPENYGFSHYEGNSDAHLKSSFFGPSLTLIINDGKIILGTWQGVYFCEFDGPRNRKFYVKIMRD; the protein is encoded by the coding sequence ATGTTTTTCGAGTATTCAATTAAAACTGACACAAGAGAGTCCTTGGTTGATATTTCTGACCATATTTTAGATGCAGTTGTAAAATCAAACGTACAAAATGGGATTGCGGTAGTTTTTACACCACACACTACGTCTGCAATAACTATAAATGAAAATGCAGATCCATCTGTCAAAAAAGATATTGTTAAATTTTTACACGAAAAAATCCCTGAAAATTATGGATTTTCACATTATGAAGGAAATTCTGACGCTCATTTAAAAAGTTCGTTTTTTGGGCCATCCTTAACTTTGATAATAAACGATGGAAAAATAATTCTTGGAACCTGGCAGGGTGTTTATTTTTGCGAATTTGATGGGCCGAGAAACAGGAAATTTTACGTAAAAATAATGAGAGACTGA
- the thiM gene encoding hydroxyethylthiazole kinase, producing the protein MDFVAKNLTKLRETNPLVQNITNYVVMNSTANSLLALGASPVMAHAIDELEEMVSIASALVVNIGTLDEYWIPSMEKAAKIASDLKKPIILDPVGAGATKLRTKTALKILDFADISVLRGNFGEIAAVLGEHGKTRGVDSAAYDNNEAIELSKNAAKEFNTVSAVTGPVDHVSNGKEIYAISNGHSMLSKVTGTGCATTSIIGAFSAVDDPLKAAVSGLVVYGISAEMAFNEAPYPGTFQAKVYDWLYRIDEKLVLEKAKVNKFEI; encoded by the coding sequence ATGGACTTTGTAGCAAAAAATCTTACAAAATTAAGGGAAACAAACCCGCTCGTTCAAAACATTACAAATTACGTGGTAATGAACTCTACTGCAAATTCACTTTTGGCACTTGGTGCTTCTCCAGTAATGGCCCATGCAATAGATGAATTAGAAGAAATGGTTTCAATTGCAAGCGCATTAGTAGTAAACATTGGAACTCTTGACGAATACTGGATTCCATCAATGGAAAAAGCTGCAAAAATTGCAAGTGACCTTAAAAAACCAATAATTCTCGATCCAGTGGGTGCAGGAGCTACCAAATTAAGAACAAAAACAGCTTTAAAAATACTCGACTTTGCAGATATTTCAGTTTTAAGGGGAAATTTTGGTGAAATTGCCGCAGTTTTAGGGGAACACGGAAAAACAAGAGGAGTAGATAGTGCTGCATACGATAACAACGAAGCTATCGAACTTTCTAAAAATGCTGCAAAAGAATTCAACACGGTTTCAGCAGTAACTGGCCCGGTTGATCATGTAAGCAATGGAAAAGAAATTTATGCAATTTCAAATGGGCATTCCATGCTTTCAAAAGTTACTGGAACTGGCTGTGCAACTACATCAATTATTGGTGCATTTTCCGCAGTCGATGATCCACTGAAAGCTGCGGTAAGCGGACTTGTAGTTTACGGAATTTCTGCTGAAATGGCATTTAATGAAGCACCGTATCCAGGAACATTTCAGGCAAAAGTATACGACTGGCTATACAGAATCGATGAAAAATTAGTTTTAGAAAAAGCTAAGGTGAATAAATTTGAAATTTAA
- a CDS encoding FprA family A-type flavoprotein yields the protein MKADAVKISDGVYWVGTYDWDIRSYHGYTLKGTTYNAYLVFGDEKVAVIDNVYPGTSAQMWGRIKNAFEKEGREFNIDVIVQNHVEKDHSGALVEITKKFPDAPIYCTEVAVEGLKKHYAGLKDAPFKVIKSLESVDLGGKTLTFLEAPLLHWPDSMFTLYGEEGILFSNDAFGQHLCLTKRFDNEIPENILMDANQKFYANLITPLSKLVLKKFNEVISLGLLEKITMIAPSHGQIWTDPMKVISAYQNFATGQCKNKATIVYDTMHYSTQKMAHAFAEGLLAEGIEVVIYNLHSDERSEIVKDILDSKAVLFGIPTINDQPFPSIGDLMYYLRGLRFDRTGFKKLALTFGSMGGRGGATKLIGNDLKECGFEVLDDSYEVLYVPEEGELEKCYNAGKRLGMKLK from the coding sequence ATGAAAGCAGATGCAGTGAAAATTAGCGATGGAGTCTACTGGGTTGGAACTTATGACTGGGATATCCGATCATACCACGGCTATACATTAAAAGGAACTACATATAACGCGTACCTTGTATTTGGGGATGAAAAGGTTGCAGTGATTGATAATGTATATCCTGGAACCTCTGCCCAGATGTGGGGAAGAATTAAAAACGCCTTTGAAAAGGAAGGAAGAGAATTCAATATCGATGTAATTGTTCAAAATCACGTTGAAAAAGACCATAGTGGAGCTCTCGTTGAAATTACCAAGAAATTTCCAGATGCTCCAATCTACTGTACCGAAGTTGCAGTTGAAGGTTTGAAAAAACACTACGCAGGACTTAAAGATGCACCATTTAAAGTTATAAAATCTCTTGAAAGTGTCGATTTAGGCGGAAAAACACTTACATTCTTGGAAGCTCCACTTTTACACTGGCCTGACAGCATGTTTACACTTTACGGTGAAGAAGGAATTTTATTCTCAAACGATGCATTTGGCCAGCACTTGTGCCTTACCAAAAGATTTGATAACGAAATTCCTGAAAATATCCTTATGGATGCAAACCAGAAATTCTATGCAAACTTAATTACTCCGCTCTCAAAACTCGTTTTGAAGAAATTTAACGAAGTAATTTCGTTAGGATTACTTGAAAAAATAACGATGATCGCACCTTCCCACGGCCAGATCTGGACTGATCCAATGAAAGTAATTTCTGCATACCAAAATTTTGCAACAGGACAGTGCAAAAACAAAGCTACAATTGTGTATGACACAATGCACTATTCAACTCAAAAGATGGCTCACGCGTTTGCAGAAGGTCTTTTAGCAGAAGGAATTGAAGTTGTAATTTATAACTTACACAGTGATGAAAGAAGTGAAATTGTAAAAGATATTCTTGACAGTAAAGCAGTTTTATTTGGAATTCCGACAATTAATGATCAGCCGTTCCCAAGTATCGGGGATTTAATGTACTATTTAAGGGGACTTAGATTTGATAGAACCGGATTTAAAAAATTGGCTTTAACCTTTGGTTCTATGGGTGGACGAGGTGGAGCTACGAAACTTATTGGAAATGATTTAAAAGAATGTGGATTTGAAGTCCTTGATGATTCTTACGAAGTACTTTACGTTCCTGAAGAAGGAGAACTTGAAAAATGCTACAACGCAGGAAAAAGACTTGGAATGAAACTAAAATAA
- a CDS encoding ATP-dependent helicase, translated as MKNDGEILDLFEPAVKKWWLNKFEAYKSINNGYFTPPQRLAIPKIHFGRNTLICSPTGSGKTLSSFIAIINELFRIEKEEGLQNSIYCLYISPLKSLANDIHVNLDEPLTEIKEILKEEGNEITGIRHAIRHGDTSNYEKSKMLKKTPHILNTTPETLAIILNSPKFKEKLKTVQWVIIDEIHALADNKRGVHLSISLERLREITNQEFLRIGCSATVEPLEMVADYLGGYYDDGYKRPVEIVDTRFVRSYDLKLLCPVDDLINKTPKEISEKLYEKLDRLIQTHENTLIFTNTRGGAERVLYNLRKRYPEKYDETNSGCHHGSLSKEKRLELEEKLKSGNLKFATTSSSLELGIDMPYIDLVVQIGSPKSVKTMLQRIGRAGHGIGKVAKGRIIALDRDELLECAVMLKKAMDGFIDKVHIPKGPLDVLIQHIYGIAINGYIELERVKNIVRRSYNYHDITDEEFKILLNYMTASYAGMDEKRIYSKIWYDPDTQMIGKTGKTARAIYYMNIGTIPDDFSCDVYLRGTTIWIGKLDEQYLDRLEKGDVFTLGGEHLKFQYRRGSKVYVDKTSERPNIPSWYSERLPLSYDLGRNILLFKKEAVSKYNAGRLLDLLNEYPLDSNATKSLYGLFNEQILYKGNDSVSTLNKMVVEGHIFDKKMHYYFHSNYGRKFNDGFSRAVAYALSKQYKLGVLVSISDTGFSLEFAKNQKVDIESAVRSLTPENIKDVLKQALDGTNLLKRMFRINATRSLMILRNYIGHKKSAKKQQVSADILISYAKSLDRFAPLEETLREIIEDSLELDNIREVLGEIRNGKLKINVIEVPIPTPMSFGIATLTASDSVLAENKNQLLKEFHQMVIKMIEYEKGISLEE; from the coding sequence TTGAAAAATGATGGGGAAATATTAGATTTATTTGAACCTGCAGTTAAAAAGTGGTGGTTAAATAAGTTTGAAGCCTATAAATCAATCAATAATGGATATTTTACCCCCCCTCAAAGACTTGCAATTCCAAAGATACATTTTGGAAGAAATACGTTAATTTGCAGTCCAACAGGAAGTGGAAAAACACTCAGCAGTTTTATTGCAATTATAAACGAACTTTTTAGAATTGAAAAAGAAGAAGGACTACAAAATAGTATCTATTGCTTATACATCAGCCCGTTAAAAAGCCTTGCAAACGACATCCACGTAAATTTGGATGAACCATTAACTGAAATCAAAGAAATTTTAAAAGAAGAAGGAAATGAAATTACTGGAATTAGACATGCAATAAGACATGGGGATACTTCAAACTATGAAAAATCAAAAATGCTTAAAAAAACACCCCATATTTTAAATACAACTCCAGAAACGCTTGCAATCATATTAAATTCCCCAAAATTTAAAGAAAAATTAAAAACAGTTCAGTGGGTAATTATTGATGAAATCCACGCACTTGCAGACAATAAAAGGGGAGTTCATTTAAGTATAAGCCTTGAAAGACTTCGAGAAATTACTAATCAGGAATTCTTAAGAATTGGATGCAGTGCAACAGTTGAACCATTAGAAATGGTTGCAGATTACCTTGGGGGATACTATGACGATGGATACAAAAGGCCCGTTGAAATTGTCGATACAAGGTTTGTCAGAAGCTATGATTTAAAATTACTGTGTCCAGTTGATGATTTAATAAATAAAACTCCAAAAGAAATTTCTGAAAAACTCTACGAAAAACTCGATAGATTGATCCAGACTCATGAAAATACCCTCATATTTACAAATACAAGAGGCGGTGCTGAAAGGGTATTATACAATCTTAGAAAGCGTTATCCTGAAAAGTACGATGAAACAAATAGCGGATGCCATCACGGAAGTTTATCCAAAGAAAAAAGGCTTGAACTCGAAGAAAAGTTAAAAAGCGGAAATCTTAAATTTGCTACAACTAGCAGCAGTCTTGAACTTGGAATTGATATGCCATATATCGACCTCGTTGTACAGATTGGAAGCCCAAAAAGTGTTAAAACAATGCTTCAAAGAATTGGGCGGGCAGGACACGGAATTGGAAAAGTTGCAAAGGGCAGAATAATTGCACTTGACCGAGATGAACTTTTAGAATGTGCCGTAATGCTAAAAAAAGCGATGGATGGATTTATCGATAAAGTACACATTCCAAAAGGCCCGCTTGACGTTTTGATACAGCATATTTATGGGATTGCGATTAACGGATATATTGAACTTGAAAGAGTAAAAAATATTGTTAGAAGAAGCTATAATTACCACGATATTACTGATGAGGAGTTTAAAATCCTTTTAAATTACATGACTGCATCATACGCAGGAATGGATGAAAAAAGGATATATTCAAAAATATGGTACGACCCAGACACTCAAATGATTGGAAAAACCGGAAAAACTGCAAGAGCAATTTATTACATGAATATTGGTACAATTCCGGACGATTTCAGTTGTGACGTTTATCTTAGGGGGACCACGATTTGGATTGGAAAACTTGATGAGCAGTATTTAGACCGGCTTGAAAAGGGCGATGTATTTACACTTGGTGGAGAACATCTTAAATTTCAATACCGGCGTGGAAGTAAAGTTTATGTCGATAAAACAAGCGAAAGGCCAAATATTCCTAGCTGGTACTCCGAAAGACTGCCTTTAAGCTACGACCTTGGAAGAAATATCCTTCTTTTTAAAAAAGAAGCTGTTTCAAAATACAACGCAGGTAGACTTCTTGACCTTTTGAATGAATATCCGCTTGATTCAAATGCTACGAAAAGTCTCTACGGGCTTTTTAATGAACAGATATTATACAAAGGAAACGATAGCGTCAGCACATTAAATAAAATGGTTGTAGAAGGCCATATTTTCGACAAAAAAATGCACTACTATTTCCACAGCAATTATGGAAGGAAATTTAACGATGGATTTAGCAGAGCTGTGGCTTATGCCTTGAGTAAACAGTACAAACTTGGAGTTTTGGTAAGTATTTCGGATACAGGATTTTCATTAGAATTTGCAAAAAATCAAAAAGTCGATATTGAAAGTGCAGTTCGATCATTAACTCCAGAAAATATAAAAGATGTATTAAAACAGGCTCTTGATGGAACAAACCTGTTAAAAAGAATGTTCAGGATAAATGCAACAAGAAGCCTCATGATTTTGAGAAATTATATTGGGCATAAAAAATCTGCAAAAAAACAGCAGGTTAGTGCGGATATTTTAATAAGCTACGCAAAAAGCCTTGACAGATTTGCGCCACTTGAAGAAACACTGCGGGAAATTATTGAAGATTCACTTGAACTTGACAATATTCGTGAAGTTCTGGGCGAAATTAGAAACGGAAAATTAAAAATTAATGTAATCGAAGTTCCAATTCCAACTCCAATGAGCTTTGGAATCGCAACACTTACTGCGAGCGATTCAGTTCTTGCAGAAAACAAAAACCAACTTTTAAAAGAGTTCCACCAGATGGTTATCAAAATGATTGAATACGAAAAGGGAATTTCGCTTGAGGAATAA
- the thiE gene encoding thiamine phosphate synthase: MKFKDKLKFYVITDSNYSDEVISVEESLKGGATSIQLRMKTSNTRKMIEVGNKLRKLTSEYDALFFVNDRLDVAQAVNADGIHVGIDDMPVSKIKEIAPNLIIGASAYNLDEMKTAESEGADYLGVGAVYSTNTKLDARDLGINGLKNISKIAKLPIVAIGGINHSNVENVLKCGVSGVAVVSAIVGAENILKSAENMNELIKKHIK, encoded by the coding sequence TTGAAATTTAAGGATAAATTAAAATTTTACGTAATAACTGACAGTAATTATTCAGATGAAGTTATATCTGTTGAAGAATCCCTAAAAGGGGGTGCTACTTCAATCCAACTTCGAATGAAAACTTCAAATACTCGTAAAATGATTGAAGTTGGAAATAAACTCAGAAAATTAACTTCTGAATACGATGCCTTGTTTTTTGTAAACGACAGGCTCGATGTAGCACAGGCCGTAAATGCTGATGGAATCCACGTTGGAATTGATGATATGCCTGTTTCAAAAATTAAAGAAATTGCACCTAATTTAATAATTGGAGCGTCCGCATACAACCTCGATGAGATGAAAACTGCAGAATCAGAAGGTGCTGATTATTTAGGAGTTGGTGCGGTTTATTCGACAAACACTAAACTTGATGCAAGAGACTTAGGAATTAATGGATTAAAAAACATTTCAAAAATTGCCAAACTCCCAATTGTTGCAATTGGCGGCATTAATCATTCAAACGTTGAAAATGTATTAAAATGCGGTGTATCGGGTGTTGCTGTTGTTTCAGCAATTGTTGGTGCAGAAAACATTTTAAAATCTGCGGAAAACATGAATGAACTAATTAAAAAACACATAAAATAA
- the prf1 gene encoding peptide chain release factor aRF-1, which translates to MSGNSSTDLYLFKKSLKELKGKKGKGTELISVYVPAGRRLSDISQYLRQELSQSSNIKSKTTMKNVQSAIEVILQRLKLLKEPLEMGVIIFAGMIPRGGPGTEKMEVYVLEPPEPVKTFVYRCDSLFYTDPLEDFIQDNEVYGVILVDRNEATIGTVRGKTITILKKLTSGVPGKFKAGGQSARRLERLIDDAAHQFMVRIGEYATESFMPILEEKKLKGLLLGGPGNTKNEFAEKDYLHHELKKKIIDTFDLCYTEEFGIRELLEKASDLLRDLDLMKEKNLIQRFFKELIKDDGGLSAYGEAQVMKYLEMGAIDTLIVTEDIGITRVTVKCNNCDYVQEVNVKTNEMFKFEEQLKTKACPTCGGAMYVDEEKDIIEYLSDLCNVHNTEIIVVSTDTEEGSQISRAFKGMAAILRYKL; encoded by the coding sequence ATGAGCGGAAATTCATCAACTGATTTGTATTTATTCAAAAAATCATTAAAGGAACTTAAAGGTAAAAAGGGAAAAGGAACAGAGCTTATAAGTGTTTATGTTCCAGCAGGAAGGAGGCTTTCTGATATTTCTCAATATTTGAGGCAGGAGCTTTCCCAATCCTCAAACATTAAAAGCAAAACAACAATGAAAAACGTACAATCTGCAATCGAGGTAATTTTGCAGAGATTGAAGCTTTTAAAGGAACCTCTCGAAATGGGGGTAATTATATTTGCAGGAATGATTCCAAGGGGCGGTCCAGGAACAGAAAAGATGGAAGTTTACGTTCTTGAACCTCCTGAACCTGTAAAAACATTTGTTTATAGGTGTGACTCTTTATTTTACACCGATCCATTGGAGGACTTTATTCAGGATAATGAAGTTTACGGTGTAATTTTAGTCGACAGAAACGAGGCTACAATTGGAACTGTTCGTGGAAAAACAATAACTATATTAAAAAAGCTTACAAGTGGAGTTCCAGGTAAGTTTAAGGCAGGAGGTCAGTCTGCAAGAAGGCTCGAAAGACTTATTGATGATGCTGCACACCAATTCATGGTAAGGATTGGAGAATATGCAACAGAATCATTCATGCCGATATTAGAAGAAAAAAAATTAAAAGGACTTCTTTTAGGAGGTCCTGGAAACACCAAAAACGAATTTGCTGAAAAAGACTACCTTCACCACGAATTAAAGAAAAAAATCATCGATACATTTGATTTGTGTTACACCGAAGAATTTGGAATCCGGGAACTTTTAGAAAAGGCATCCGACCTTTTAAGAGATCTTGATTTGATGAAAGAAAAAAATTTAATCCAGAGATTCTTCAAAGAACTTATAAAAGATGATGGCGGGCTTTCAGCTTACGGTGAAGCTCAGGTAATGAAATATCTTGAAATGGGTGCAATTGACACGCTCATCGTTACTGAAGACATCGGAATTACAAGAGTTACTGTAAAATGTAATAACTGTGACTATGTTCAAGAAGTAAACGTAAAAACAAACGAAATGTTCAAATTCGAAGAACAGTTAAAGACCAAAGCATGCCCAACATGTGGCGGTGCAATGTATGTTGATGAGGAGAAAGATATTATTGAATATTTATCTGATCTTTGTAATGTGCACAATACTGAGATAATCGTTGTTTCTACAGATACCGAAGAAGGAAGCCAGATTTCAAGAGCATTCAAAGGAATGGCTGCAATTTTACGGTACAAATTGTAA